One Gemmatimonadota bacterium genomic window, CCCACCATCGCCATGATCAACGGATACGCGCTGGGCGGCGGCTGCGAGCTGGCGCTGGCCTGCGACATCCGCGTGGCCGCCCGCTCCGCCAAGCTCGGCCAGCCGGAGGTGCGGCTGGGCATCATCCCGGGCGGCGGCGGCACGCAGAGGCTGCCGCGGCTGGTGGGCGCCGGCACGGCGATGCGGCTGATCCTCAGCGGCGCCGTCATCGACGCCGAGGAAGCGCTCCGCGTGGGTCTGGTCGACCAGGTGTGCGACGACGACGACCTGGAGACCACCACCCGCGCGCTCGCGGCGGAGATCGCGGCCCGCTCCCCGGTCGCGGTGCGCTTGGCGCGGGAGGCGATCCGGGCGTCCCTGGAAACGCCTCTGACCGCCGGGCTCGAGTTCGAGCGCGAGCTGTTTCTCACCGCGTTCTCGAGCGATGACCGCAAAGAGGGCGTCGCCGCGTTCCTGGACAAGCGCGAGCCGGACTGGCCCGCGACCTAGGGCGACTCCGCGGCGCCCTGGCCTCGCGTGGGCGGGCGGACCAGTTTGGGGCCCCGGTTCCCACCCTCTTCCTGGAGGCGCTTCCTTGGGCGACGGCAATCTCTTCGGTGGCGGCGACGACGGCCCCAGGCGCGTGAACCCGTTCGGGGACGACGACGGCGACCAGGCGCTCGACCCGGCAGCCCGGCTCAGGGCGGCCGCGCGCAAGACCCGGCATCTCAAGTCCCAGGTCGGCGCCGACGGCCTGCCGGCCCCGGCGCTGCGCGCGCTCCTGGACGAGCTGTCGGTCTCCTTCGACGCGATGGCGCAGGGCCTGGAGCGCCTCGAGGAAGCGGGGCCCCAGGCGTGAGGCACGCGCTGATCGGCGCCTTCTTCCTGGCGTACGCGGTCGGCGTGACTTTCCCGGGAGTCATTCCCTTCAACCGCGCTCTCCCGCTGGTCGGAGGGCTGCCCTTCGTGCTGGCGTGGTACGCCGGCCTGGTGGCGCTGTCGGGCGTCGTGCTGCTGCTCTACCACGTGCTCCCCGGGCGCGAGTGAGCGTACGGGATGCTGCGCGCCGGAGGGGGACGCGCTGATGGAGCAGTGGCAGACCGTCACCCTGGTGGTGGCCGGATACCTGGCGGTCACCCTGGGGATCGGGCTCCTGGCCGGTCGCGGCGTCTCCAAGAGCGTGGCGGGCTACGTCGCGGCGGACCGCGGTTTCGGCCTGCTGGCCATGTATTTCGTCACGGGCGCGACGATCTTCAGCGCCTTCGCCTTCTTGGGCGGCCCGGGCTGGGCGTACTCCAGGGGAGCGGCCGCCTTCTACATCCTGGCGTACGGCGTGCTGGGCATCGTCCCCTGGTACTGGATCGGCCCGCGCGCGGCGCGGCTCGGCCGGCGCTTCGGCTTCGTCACGCAGGCGCAGCTGGTCGTGGGCCGGTTTCCCAGCCGCGGGCTGTCCGCCGGGCTGGCGGTGGTGTCCGTGCTGGCCTTCATCCCGTACCTCATGCTGCAGATGTCGGGCGCGGGCATCGTCTTCGAGGCGGTCACCGACGGTCACGTACCCTTCTGGGCCGGCGCCGCGGTGGCATACGGCGTCGTGCTCCTCTACGTCCTGCGCAGCGGCGTTGCCGCGATCGGCTGGACGAACGTCTTCCAGGGCGTGTTCATGCTGACCATCGCCTGGACCCTCGGCGTGTACATTCCCGCGACGCTGTACGGCGGGATCGGGCCGATGTTCGAGCGCATCGCGGAGGCGCGCCCGGAGCTGCTCACGCTGCCGGGCCTCACCGGCAGCGGCGATCCGTGGACGTGGGGCGGGTTCAGCTCGGCCATCCTGGCGTCCGCGATCGGCTTCCTGATGTGGCCGCACCTGTTCATGAAGTCCTTCACGGCCCGCAGCGATGAGACCATCCGGCGCACGGTCGTGCTCTTCCCCACGTTCCAGCTGTTCCTGATTCCGATCTTTCTGATCGGCTTCGCGGGGGTCCTCTTCCCCACCGCGCCGCCGTCGTCGGACTTCATCCTGCCGCACATGATCCTGGAGACCGGGCTGCCCGCGCTCGTGGTAGGGCTGTTCTGCGCCGGCGCGCTGTCGGCGTCCATGTCCACCGGCGACGCGCTGCTGCACGGCGCCGCGTCGATCGCCGTAGAGGACGGAATCCAGCCCTTCGCGCGCATGGAGGAGCGGCGCGCCCGCCTGTCCATGCAGGCGCTGGTGGTCGTGATCGGGGCGATCGCGTACCTGCTGGCGGTGGTGCTGCGCGTCAACCTGGTGCAGCTGCTGCTGGGGGCGTACGGCGTGGTGGATCAGCTCGCGCCGCCGGTCTACGCGGCGCTGCTGTGGCGCCGCGCCACGACCCCCGGCGTGCTCGCGGGCCTGGCCGGAGGCACCGCCACGACGTTGTTCTTCTTCTTCAACGGCCATTTGCGCCCCTGGGACATCCACGAGGGCTTGCTGGGGCTGGCGGTGAACGTGGCGCTTTTGATAGCGGTCAGCCTGGCTACCGCGCCGCAGCGGGAGGCGCACGCCGGTGCGTTCGTGGAGGCGACGGAAGAAGGGCCGGCGGCGTCAACCTCCGGGCTCTGAGTCCCCTTCCCGGTCGATCAGGTTCCGCGTGCGCCATTCGAGGCGTGTGAGCAGGACGCGCTGGGCCCGCAGGTCGTGACCCGCGTCGACCAGCAGGCGGACCAGGTCTCCGGCCCCCCACAGAACCACCATCAGCACGAAGGTCCGCGCCGTCTCGCCCAGCAGAAACGGCAACTCGGCGACTCCGTTCTCCCTGAGCCCGGCGACGAACTGCCCCAGCAGGGCGACCAAGAGGAAGATCGCGGCCGCCTTGGACACCGTCCCCACCCAGGCGAGCCCCGTGTAGGGCTCTATGTCCGCTTCACGGATCGAATCCAGAGCCGTGGTCCCGTGCTGCGGACCGGGTCCGCCGACCGGGTGCTCGTCGCGCGCGCTGCTGTCGTCGCTCATGGCCGCCAACGCTCCCCGCTGGGGATATGAAGAACGGCCCGGATCGATGGACGATTCCGGGCCGCACACGGCATCTTCGCGGGCCACACGGCCGGCGCCGCGCCGGCTGGCCGGCTAGGCCTCCCGCGGGTAGACCGAGACCTGTTTGCGGGACCGATCCTTCCGCTCGAAGGTCACCACTCCGTCGATCAGCGCGAACAGCGTGTCGTCACGGCCGCGGCCGACGTTGCGCCCGGGGTGGAGCTTGGTGCCCCGCTGACGCACGAGAATGTTGCCCGCGCGCACGCTTTCCCCGCCGTACCGTTTGACACCCAGGTACTGCGGGTTGGAGTCCCTCCCGTTGCGGGTCGAGCCGACACCCTTCTTGTGTGCCATGTCCCATCTCCTCGGGCCGCGCTGCTCCGACCGCTCGCGGCCGGCGCGCGGCGCTCAGCCCAGATCGATCGTGTCGACGCGTATCTCGGTGAAGCCCTGCCGGTGCCCCTGCTTGCGGCGGTAGTTCTTGCGCCGCTTCCACTTGAAGACGATGATCTTCTCGCCCCTGCCGTGGGCGACGATCTCCGCCTGGACAGACGCTCCGTCGAGCAGGGGAGTGCCCACCACGATGTCCTCCTCACCGCCGCCGAGCAGCACCTCGTCTATCGAGATGGTAGCGCCCACTTCGGCCTGGATGGAGGGCACGCGGAGGGTGTCTCCGGGCTCCACTCGAAACTGTTTACCGCCGGTCCGGATAATCGCGTACATTCGTGTGCCGTTCGGATCGGTTAAAGACCGGAAAAGATCGCCGCGAGCCTTCGACGTGTCAAGCGCAGCGGAGGCCTGCTTCGGACCGGTGCGCCGGGCGCGCCGCGGCGCCCTCCGGCTCACCGCTCGGCGTACCGCTTGGTCACGTCGGTGCCCGCCGAGCCCGCGAGCAGGCGGTACTCGTCCTGCCGCAGGAGGGGATCATCGCGCAGCATGAACTCCAGGCGATGAGCGCCCTGCAGCCGGCGCACGAAGTCGTGCTCCTCTTCCAGCGCGTACAGCGCCACCTCCGGGTGCACGCGCACGGTCATGCTCTTCTCCGCGCCACCCAGCGCGACCCTTTTCAGCGCGCGCTCCACACGTCGCAGTACGGTCTCCGGCGTGAACACGCGCCCGGCGCCGCCGCAGTGCGTGCACCTCTCGGTCATGGCCTGGTACAGCGACGGGCGTACCCGCTGCCGCGTCATCTGCACGAGGCCCAGCTCGGAGATGTGGAACGCCTTGGTGCGGGCTCGGTCGCGGCCCAGCCAGGTGCGGAGCTCCTGCATCACCTGGTCCTGGTGACCCTTGACCTCCATGTCGATGAAGTCCACGACGATGATGCCGCCCATGTCGCGCAGCCGAAGCTGTCGGGCCACCTCGCGCGCCGCGTCCAGGTTGGTCCGCAGGATGGTCTTGTCGGGATCGCGTTTGCCCGTGAAGCGGCCCGTGTTGACGTCGATCGACACGAGCGCCTCGGTGGGCTCGATGACCAGGTACCCGCCGGACTTGAGGTCGACGCGGCGTTCGAAAGCGACCTGGATCGCGTCCTCTATGCCGTGCCGGTCGAACAGCGGCTCGGGCTCGGCGTCGTACTGGACCCGATCCAGCAGGCCCGGGTCCATGCCGTGGAGGTACTGCCTGATCTCCGAGTAGAGGTCGGCCTGGTCCACGACGATGCGGTCCACCTTGTCGCTGAACACGTCGCGGATCACGCCGCGCACGAGCTTCGCTTCCCGGTGCACGACGGCCGGCGCCTTGGAGGAGGTCGCCCGCTTCTCGATCTTCTTCCAGGCCGATATCAAGGTGTTCAGCTCGCGCTCGAAGGCGTCCCGCGTGAGCTCCTCCCCTACGGTCCGGATGATCACCCCGCCCGAGTCCTTGGGGAGGATCTCCTTGGCCAGCGCGCGCAGGCGCGACCTCTCCTCCCTGCCCTCGATCTTGCGGCTGACCCCCACGTGCGTGGAATACGGCATGTACACCACGAACCGCCCCGGCAGGGACACCTGGCGCGTGACCCGCGGGCCCTTGGTGCTGATGGGTTCTTTGGTGACCTGAACGAGCGTGCTGTCGCCCTTGGCGATCAGATCCTGGATGGGGGGATAGCGCCGGGAGCGTCGTCGACCGCCGCCGCCGTCTCCATCGCCGTTGTCGTTGCCGTTGCCGTTCTCATCCTCATCGTCGTCGTCCAGCAGGACGTCGGACACGTGGAGGAAGCCGGCTTTTTCGGTGCCGATTTCGACGAAGGCGGCCTGGATCCCCGGCAGTACCGCCTGCACGTGACCCAGATAGATGTCGCCGACGATGCGCTCGGCGTCAGCGCGCTCCACGCGCACCTCGACCAGAACGTCGTCCTCGAGGATGGCGACACGCGTCTCCTGTGGTGTCGCCGAAATGAAGATTTCGCGTTTCATGCCCGTCCGAATCCAAGGTGACTCGGAGGGAAAGGGCGAGAACGACACGCGCCCGTCGGTAGACGTGGACCGATGGTACGGCAAAGCTCGGCCTCGTTCCGACGAGGGGACCCGGCCGTGTACACCAGGCCAGAGTGCGTCGCGCGTCCGCGCGGCGATCTCCGGAGACGTGGGCGCGGTGGTCCGCCTGGCCCCACGTCCGTAGCGCTCGGGGCGTCGGCCTCCGCGGCCGAACGACCCCCTCGGAGCTACTCCTGCTCCTCCTGGAACAGGGACCGGGCGATCAGCATGCGCTGGATCTCGCTAGTTCCCTCTCCGATCTCGCAGACTTTCGCGTCTCGCATCATCCGCTCGACCGGGTACTCGTTCGTGTATCCGTATGCACCCATGAGCTGAACCGCGCGCGTCGTCGTGCGCATGGCCAGCTCGCTGGTGTACAGCTTCGCCATCGACGCCTGCTTGCCGTACGGCCGCCCGCGCTCCTTGAGCCAGGCGGCGTGGTAGATCAGGTGTCGACCCGCCTCTATTTCAGTCGCCATGTCGGCCAGGGAGAACTGCACGCCCTGAAAGTCCCTGATCGGCCGCTCGAACTGGTGCCGCTTCCCGCTGAAGCGAAGCGCCTCGTCGAACGCCCCCTGGGCCAGCCCGAGGGCCAGCGCGCCGATGCCGATGCGGCCCGAGTCCAGGGTCTTCATGAAGTTGACGAATCCCTCGCCCTCTCCACCGAGGAGGTTCTCGGCGGGAACGTCGACGTCGTCCAGCAACAGCTCGCGCGTGTCCGACGCGCGCCACCCCATCTTGTCCTCTTTCTTGCCCGCCCGGACGCCCGCGGTGAAGGGCGCCAGCTCCTCGGCGTGGCCGACACCCACGCGCTCGGCCTCCTCCAGGTCGGTCGTCGGCTTGGTGACGATGAAGCTGGAGATTCCGCTTGTCCCCGAGTCCCGATCGGTCACCGCGGTGACCACGAAAACCTCGCCGACGCCGGCGTGCGTGATGAAGATCTTGCTGCCGGACAGGCGCCAGCCGCCGTTCTCGCGCACGCCCACCGTTCGAGAACCGCCCGAGTCCGACCCGGATCCGGGCTCGGTCAGGCCGAAGCCGGCCAGCACCCTGCCGCTCGCCAGGAGCGGCACGAAGCGTCGCTTCTGCTCCTCGGTGCCGAAGTTGACGATGGGCGACATGCCCAGGGTGGAGTGCGCGCTGATGGTGATGCCGTGGCTGGCGTCGGCGCGCGAGATCTCTTCGATGACAAGAATGTAGCTCAGATAGTCCAGCCCGATGCCGCCGTACTCCTCCGGCACGTTCACGCCGAAGTAACCCCGATCCGCCATCTTGCGGATGTTGTCCCACGGAAACCGACAGTGCACGTCGTACTCGGCGGCGATCGGCACGATCTCGCTGTCCGCGAATTCACGCACGTCGGCGCGCAACCGCTGGTGCTTCTCGTCTAGGTACAGCTCCATGGTCTATACCACGCGGCAGGGCGCCCGCGCGGCCCGCCGTTGGCTGGAGTCGGTGCTCGGTTCGTAGTCGGCCGCGAGGCCGATCAAGCCTGAAAACCTATGAACGAACACCGCCCACGCAAAGAGGGCGTCCGCGGCGGGTGCGCGCGGGAGGGTCGGGACGCGGCCCGGCGGGCGCGCAGACGTCGCAGTCGGAGCACGGTCCGCGACCCGCCGGCTCGGCGAAGTGCGCCAGGATGAGCGCCCTCCTGCACGTCCGCGCTCGCGCGTACGCCCGCATGGCGGCGAGGCTCTCCCGCTCCCGCGCCAGCGCCTCGCGCCGTCGCGCCCGGCCCCGGCGAGACAGTCCGCCCGCCCCCTCGACGACCAGCGAGACGCCGCCCCGCGCATCGGGACGCCCCGCCGCCACGAGTCCCTCCTCTCGCAGGACGCGGATGGCCGCCTCGAGCTGTTGCGGTCCCGACAGACCCCGAACCGCGCCCATGACCTCTACCGGCCGCAGCCGCAGCGACGAGGCGCCGTGGGGCGGCGCGCCCGTGACTGCGCGCGCGCGCAGGAAAGAGAGCACCGCTCTCACCAAGGCGGGCGGCGGATGGGACTGGCGGCCGAGCTGCACGTGCACGCGCTCGTCGCCTTTGGCGTACAGCAGCACGCACCGGGACGGCAGCCCGTCGCGCCCCGCCCTGCCCGCCTCCTGCACGTAGTCCTCCAGCGCCCCGGGCATGTCGTAGTGCACCACCGCGCGCACGTCGGGCCGATCGATGCCCATGCCGAACGCCGACGTGGCCACGACCACGCGCGCGTCCCCGCCCAGGAAGCGGCGTTGCAGGCGGGCGCGCTCGGCGTCGCTCACGCCGGCGTGGTAGGCCACCGCGTCGACGCCGCGTCCGCGCAGCAGATCGGCGAGCGCGTCGGTGGTCCGGCGGGTGGCCGCGTACACCAGCACCCGGCCGGCGCGCTCGCCTCGCACCAGGTTCAGCAAGCGCAGGTCCTTGGCGCGCCTTCCGCGCAGCCGCTCCACCTCCCAGCGCAGGTTCGGCCGGTCCACGCCGGTGGCGAAGGTAGCGGGGTCGATGAGGCCCAGCTCGGCGACGATCTCTGTGCGCACCGCCGGCGTCGCGGTCGCGGTGAGCGCGGTGCAGGGACAGCCCAGGCGCGCCCGCACCGCCCCCAGCCCGCGGTAGGCCGGCCTGAAGCTGCGGCCCCAGGAGACGATGCAGTGCGCCTCGTCCACGGCCAGGCGTGCCACCCGCGCCGCCGCGAGCGCCCGCGCGAAGGGACGCGACCCGAAGCGCTCGGGCGCCACGTAGAGGAGCTTCAGCGCGCCCGCCGCGAGCGCCGCGAGGGTTCGCTCTCGCTGCCCGTGCTCCAGCGCTCCGTGCAGCGCCGCGGCCTCCACCCCGAGGGCGCGCAGGCGGTCCACCTGGTCGGTCATCAGCGAGATCAGGGGACTCACGACGAGCGTCGTGCCGGGGGCGAGCAGGGCCGGGATCTGGAAGCACACGCTCTTGCCGGCGCCGGTCGGCATGAGCGCGAGCACGTCCCGCCCCGCCAGCGCTGCGCGCACGACGTCGCCCTGCACGCCGCGAAAGTCGTCGTGCCCGTAGCGCTCGCTCAGCACGCGGCGCGCGAGCGCGAGGGTCGGTGTCCCAGCCGTCATGCCTCCCGAGCTGGGTCCTACCGCGGGGCACCGCCATGGCGGCGGGGACTCAGTCCGGCCCGGCCTCGCCGGGGGGTTGCCCGGGATCATCCGAGGCGCGGGAGCCGCGCGCCGGGAGGAAACGCAGCAGCAGGCCGATGCCGATGGCCAGGATGGCCAGGTAGACCAGGATCGTCTTACCGAAAAACATGCCCCCCACGCCGAGCGCCGCCGCCACGAAGAACAGCCCGATCTTCAGATCCAGGTGCGGATCCACCTCGCCGGTCCCCCTCTTCACGGCCGCGGCTGCCTTTCCAGGAAGCGCCGCACTCCCGCGCGGGTCTCCTCGGAGAGACGGGCGAGCGCGTTGATCTCCGCGCCGCGCGCGATCGATTCCTCGAAGGAGGCGCCGTCCATGCCGTACAGCAGCCGCTTGTTCAACTCGAGCGCGGAAGCCGGCCGTCTGGCGAGCTCGACCGCGAACTCCAGCGCCGAGTCCTGGAAGCCGTCGGCGGCGAAGACGCGGTTGGCGAGGCCTATCGCCACGGCCCGCTCGGAGGAGATGGGCTCCCCCGTGGCCACCAGCTCGAAGGCCCTTTTCTCGCCCACTGACCGCCGCAGAAGGGCCATCACCATGGCCGGCACGAAGCCGAGCCTCACCTCCGGATAGCCGAAGACCGCGTCGTCCGCCGCCACGACCAGATCGCACGCCGTGGCGAGGCCCGCTCCGCCCGCCAGCGCGTGGCCGTGCACCGCCGCGATGATCGGCTTGCGCAGGCGCCGCATGCGCACCAGCAGCGCGCCGAGCTGCGCTGCGTCCTGCAGGTTCTCCAGGGGCCCCGCCGCGGACACGAGCTTTTCCATCTCCGACAGGTCCGCGCCGGCACAGAAGTCCGGCCCCTCTCCCCGCAGCAGGATCACGCGGATCCGGTCCGACCCCTCCGCGGCGCCGATCGCGCCGCCCAACTCGTGCACGGTGGCCGCGTCCAGGGCGTTGCGCTTGCGCGGGCGATCCAGCGAGATCAGCGCCACGCCCTCGTGCTCGTCGTACTTGAGCCGGGTCAGGTTCCTCATGACGCGCCTTCCTCCGGTAGTCCCGCCTCCACCACAGCGTCGGGGACCTCGATCTCCATGCGCAGCATCGCCGTAGAGAACGTCTTGCCCTGCGCGTCCGTCATCAAGGACACCGTGCCCCCGCCATCTAGGGCGCCGTGAAGCAGGAAGTTGAGCGCCCCCAGGTTCGGCAACTCGAAGCGCTCGACCTGGCCCACCATGTCACCAAAGTGTTGCTTCACACGAGAGGTGGTAAGTAGCTCTTGCAAAAGGGAATAATGAGTCTCGTCATAGGCGATCACCCCTACGTTGACGGTGTCTCCCTTGTCCCCCGATCGGGCGTGGGCCAATCGTCGCAACTGCATGGTCGTCATCAGGCCTCCGTCACGTCTACGCGCAACTGCGACTCGATCGCGTCGCGGTCGATCAGCGCCGGCCAGTAGGCGACGATCTGCTGCGGCCGCGGCCGCCCCCCGGCGAATCCCGTCACGGTCGGGGGTCCGCTCAGAATGAGCGGCGCGATCTCCCGGCCGAATTCCTCCACCGGACGACGCTGGCTGCTACGCACGGCCACCCTCAACTGGACCTCGGGAAGGTCTTCGGGGGGCGGGCCGGCGAGATGGCCGTGCGCCGAATTCCAACCCACGAACTCGGTTCGCACCGCGTCCAGCGCGATGCCCAGCCGGTCGAGTCGCTCCCGCAGCAAGCGGTCCGCCGCGCGCGCCTTGTCCACCGCGTCGGGCCATGCATACACGAGCGTGCCCGCCGCCTTCCAGCCCGCGTGATAGGATATCGACACCTTCAAGGTGGGCGTCGGCGGCGCGCCGCGCACGCCGCTGACGCGCACCCGGTCGGGGCCGGCGGCGGCGAGCTCGATGGTCGTGAAGTCGGCCACCGCGTCCGGCGTGATGTAGGAGCGCGGGTCGCCCATCTCGTAGAGGAGCTGCTCCTTGATCACCGCCGGCGAGATGATCCCTCCCGTGCCGGCGTGCTTGGTCACGACGAACGAGCCGTCGGCGGCCGCCTCGATGATGGGATAGCCCACGTCGACCAGATCCGGCACCTCCCGCCAGCGCACCAGGCAGTTGCCCCCCGAAGCCTGCGCGCCGCATTCGTTGATGTGCCCGGCTACGATGCCGGACGCGATCTTGTCGTACTCGTCCGGGCTCCAGCCGAACGCGTGCATCATGGGCCCGTAGGTGAGCGCGGTGTCCGTGGAGCGGCCCGTGACGACAACGTGCGCGTCCCGGCGCAACGCTTCGACGATGGGCGCGGCGCCGATGTAGGCGTTCGCCGCCTCGACCCGGTCCAGCACCGACGCCAGCGGCTCGCCTGTCTCCATGTTGGCGAGCTCGTGTCCCTGCTCGATCAGGTCCGGCAGCCGCTCCAGGATGTCGTCGCCCCTCACCGCGCCCACGCGAGCGCGCCCGCCGAGGCCCGCGGCGCGGGCCTGCTCGAGCACCGCGTCGCGGCACCCTTCGATGTTGACCCCACCCGCGTTGGCCACCACGCGAATGCCGCGCTCGACCAGGTCCGGGAAGATCTTTCCGGTGAGCGGCACGAAGTCCCGCGCGTAGCCCTGGCTGGGGTCCCGGCTGCGCTGCTTCTCCAGGATGGACATGGTCACCTCGGCCAGGTAATCCAGGACGAGGTAGTCGATGGGGCCCCTGCGCACCTGCTCTACGGGCGCATCGAGCCTGTCACCCCAGAACCCCTGCCCCGAGGCGATGCGGATGGACGCTGGCGGCATCTGGCCGATCTGTTGATGGGGGCTCCGCTCCCTGCATGCCCGGAGCGAACGCGGCGCCCCGAAGATATGCGGCGCCCCGGCGCTCGACAAACCATCCAGTCGGGGCCCGCGGGTGTTTGCATCGACCAGCACCGGCGCCCATGCTCATGGCTGGAGCGCGACGGCGCGCGACGCGACTTCCCCGGCACGGAGAGAGCTCCATGGCTGACGCGCACGGTGCCGAGACGATCAAGGGCTGGCTCGAGGACTTTGCGGCGCTGGTCCGCTCGGACGCCGACTACGGCGTCGGAGCGGGCGCGCACCCAGGGCGGGACTACGCCTACCTGGAGGTGCATCGCTCGCCGAACGATCACTCCATCCTGCTCTTCCGGGTCGAAGACCACGAGGACGAGGATCGACCGATCGTGCAGGCCTACCGGCTGGACGGAACGGCGGAGGAAATCCGCGAGCGGGTGCGGGC contains:
- a CDS encoding acyl-CoA dehydrogenase family protein translates to MELYLDEKHQRLRADVREFADSEIVPIAAEYDVHCRFPWDNIRKMADRGYFGVNVPEEYGGIGLDYLSYILVIEEISRADASHGITISAHSTLGMSPIVNFGTEEQKRRFVPLLASGRVLAGFGLTEPGSGSDSGGSRTVGVRENGGWRLSGSKIFITHAGVGEVFVVTAVTDRDSGTSGISSFIVTKPTTDLEEAERVGVGHAEELAPFTAGVRAGKKEDKMGWRASDTRELLLDDVDVPAENLLGGEGEGFVNFMKTLDSGRIGIGALALGLAQGAFDEALRFSGKRHQFERPIRDFQGVQFSLADMATEIEAGRHLIYHAAWLKERGRPYGKQASMAKLYTSELAMRTTTRAVQLMGAYGYTNEYPVERMMRDAKVCEIGEGTSEIQRMLIARSLFQEEQE
- the rpmA gene encoding 50S ribosomal protein L27, whose amino-acid sequence is MAHKKGVGSTRNGRDSNPQYLGVKRYGGESVRAGNILVRQRGTKLHPGRNVGRGRDDTLFALIDGVVTFERKDRSRKQVSVYPREA
- a CDS encoding enoyl-CoA hydratase/isomerase family protein is translated as MRNLTRLKYDEHEGVALISLDRPRKRNALDAATVHELGGAIGAAEGSDRIRVILLRGEGPDFCAGADLSEMEKLVSAAGPLENLQDAAQLGALLVRMRRLRKPIIAAVHGHALAGGAGLATACDLVVAADDAVFGYPEVRLGFVPAMVMALLRRSVGEKRAFELVATGEPISSERAVAIGLANRVFAADGFQDSALEFAVELARRPASALELNKRLLYGMDGASFEESIARGAEINALARLSEETRAGVRRFLERQPRP
- a CDS encoding Rne/Rng family ribonuclease; translated protein: MKREIFISATPQETRVAILEDDVLVEVRVERADAERIVGDIYLGHVQAVLPGIQAAFVEIGTEKAGFLHVSDVLLDDDDEDENGNGNDNGDGDGGGGRRRSRRYPPIQDLIAKGDSTLVQVTKEPISTKGPRVTRQVSLPGRFVVYMPYSTHVGVSRKIEGREERSRLRALAKEILPKDSGGVIIRTVGEELTRDAFERELNTLISAWKKIEKRATSSKAPAVVHREAKLVRGVIRDVFSDKVDRIVVDQADLYSEIRQYLHGMDPGLLDRVQYDAEPEPLFDRHGIEDAIQVAFERRVDLKSGGYLVIEPTEALVSIDVNTGRFTGKRDPDKTILRTNLDAAREVARQLRLRDMGGIIVVDFIDMEVKGHQDQVMQELRTWLGRDRARTKAFHISELGLVQMTRQRVRPSLYQAMTERCTHCGGAGRVFTPETVLRRVERALKRVALGGAEKSMTVRVHPEVALYALEEEHDFVRRLQGAHRLEFMLRDDPLLRQDEYRLLAGSAGTDVTKRYAER
- a CDS encoding sodium:solute symporter family protein, translated to MEQWQTVTLVVAGYLAVTLGIGLLAGRGVSKSVAGYVAADRGFGLLAMYFVTGATIFSAFAFLGGPGWAYSRGAAAFYILAYGVLGIVPWYWIGPRAARLGRRFGFVTQAQLVVGRFPSRGLSAGLAVVSVLAFIPYLMLQMSGAGIVFEAVTDGHVPFWAGAAVAYGVVLLYVLRSGVAAIGWTNVFQGVFMLTIAWTLGVYIPATLYGGIGPMFERIAEARPELLTLPGLTGSGDPWTWGGFSSAILASAIGFLMWPHLFMKSFTARSDETIRRTVVLFPTFQLFLIPIFLIGFAGVLFPTAPPSSDFILPHMILETGLPALVVGLFCAGALSASMSTGDALLHGAASIAVEDGIQPFARMEERRARLSMQALVVVIGAIAYLLAVVLRVNLVQLLLGAYGVVDQLAPPVYAALLWRRATTPGVLAGLAGGTATTLFFFFNGHLRPWDIHEGLLGLAVNVALLIAVSLATAPQREAHAGAFVEATEEGPAASTSGL
- the rplU gene encoding 50S ribosomal protein L21; this translates as MYAIIRTGGKQFRVEPGDTLRVPSIQAEVGATISIDEVLLGGGEEDIVVGTPLLDGASVQAEIVAHGRGEKIIVFKWKRRKNYRRKQGHRQGFTEIRVDTIDLG
- a CDS encoding enoyl-CoA hydratase-related protein; translation: MSYETLLVDVDGAVATITVNRPDKRNALSAQVRADLKAAFSRVAEEPGVRVAILTGAGEKAFVAGADIAEFARRTPLEQRAAMDAPRLFDVVARCGVPTIAMINGYALGGGCELALACDIRVAARSAKLGQPEVRLGIIPGGGGTQRLPRLVGAGTAMRLILSGAVIDAEEALRVGLVDQVCDDDDLETTTRALAAEIAARSPVAVRLAREAIRASLETPLTAGLEFERELFLTAFSSDDRKEGVAAFLDKREPDWPAT
- a CDS encoding RecQ family ATP-dependent DNA helicase; this translates as MTAGTPTLALARRVLSERYGHDDFRGVQGDVVRAALAGRDVLALMPTGAGKSVCFQIPALLAPGTTLVVSPLISLMTDQVDRLRALGVEAAALHGALEHGQRERTLAALAAGALKLLYVAPERFGSRPFARALAAARVARLAVDEAHCIVSWGRSFRPAYRGLGAVRARLGCPCTALTATATPAVRTEIVAELGLIDPATFATGVDRPNLRWEVERLRGRRAKDLRLLNLVRGERAGRVLVYAATRRTTDALADLLRGRGVDAVAYHAGVSDAERARLQRRFLGGDARVVVATSAFGMGIDRPDVRAVVHYDMPGALEDYVQEAGRAGRDGLPSRCVLLYAKGDERVHVQLGRQSHPPPALVRAVLSFLRARAVTGAPPHGASSLRLRPVEVMGAVRGLSGPQQLEAAIRVLREEGLVAAGRPDARGGVSLVVEGAGGLSRRGRARRREALARERESLAAMRAYARARTCRRALILAHFAEPAGRGPCSDCDVCAPAGPRPDPPARTRRGRPLCVGGVRS
- a CDS encoding acyclic terpene utilization AtuA family protein, whose product is MPPASIRIASGQGFWGDRLDAPVEQVRRGPIDYLVLDYLAEVTMSILEKQRSRDPSQGYARDFVPLTGKIFPDLVERGIRVVANAGGVNIEGCRDAVLEQARAAGLGGRARVGAVRGDDILERLPDLIEQGHELANMETGEPLASVLDRVEAANAYIGAAPIVEALRRDAHVVVTGRSTDTALTYGPMMHAFGWSPDEYDKIASGIVAGHINECGAQASGGNCLVRWREVPDLVDVGYPIIEAAADGSFVVTKHAGTGGIISPAVIKEQLLYEMGDPRSYITPDAVADFTTIELAAAGPDRVRVSGVRGAPPTPTLKVSISYHAGWKAAGTLVYAWPDAVDKARAADRLLRERLDRLGIALDAVRTEFVGWNSAHGHLAGPPPEDLPEVQLRVAVRSSQRRPVEEFGREIAPLILSGPPTVTGFAGGRPRPQQIVAYWPALIDRDAIESQLRVDVTEA